A region of Ferruginibacter albus DNA encodes the following proteins:
- a CDS encoding Smr/MutS family protein has product MKYQPGDTILILATNEEGKVIEELDNNMVLVEVKGIRFPVYKDQVDFPYFKMFSEKKLMNDAPVKKYIDNIKKEKSNVKQKVSDGVFLSFLPVYDKDVFDDNVINKFKLYLINQTDEAYHFDYSLFYSGDNQFQLRNQIEPLAEFYLNDIQFEDLNDNPRFDFEFSLVNEDKTKAPYYEYSLKPKAKQLFKKIEEMQVKNQAAFTYEIFKEYPFKTEEIIPDMPPGKGYKLYDISRIKEHVTPARRVVDLHIEKLSDNWKHLSNFEILTIQLKEFEKYYDLAVFHYQPSLIVIHGIGIGKLKDEIHNILRNKKEVRSFINQYHPNYGYGATEIYFSY; this is encoded by the coding sequence ATGAAATATCAACCCGGCGATACCATTTTGATTTTGGCCACCAATGAAGAAGGTAAGGTAATAGAAGAACTTGATAATAATATGGTATTGGTAGAAGTAAAAGGCATACGTTTTCCTGTGTATAAAGACCAGGTAGATTTTCCTTACTTTAAAATGTTCTCTGAAAAAAAGTTAATGAACGATGCTCCTGTAAAAAAATACATCGATAACATTAAAAAAGAAAAAAGCAATGTAAAACAAAAAGTAAGCGATGGGGTGTTCCTTTCTTTTTTACCGGTATACGATAAAGATGTATTTGATGATAATGTGATCAACAAGTTCAAGCTGTACCTTATCAACCAAACAGACGAAGCCTATCATTTTGATTACAGCTTATTTTACAGCGGTGATAACCAGTTTCAATTAAGGAATCAAATAGAACCTTTAGCAGAATTTTATTTGAATGATATACAGTTTGAAGACCTGAATGATAACCCTCGTTTTGATTTTGAATTTTCTTTGGTGAATGAGGATAAAACAAAAGCGCCTTATTACGAATATTCTTTAAAGCCTAAGGCAAAGCAATTATTTAAGAAGATAGAAGAGATGCAAGTAAAGAATCAAGCTGCATTTACTTATGAGATATTTAAAGAGTATCCTTTTAAAACAGAAGAAATAATCCCTGATATGCCGCCGGGAAAGGGATATAAGCTGTATGATATATCAAGAATAAAGGAACACGTTACACCCGCAAGAAGGGTTGTTGATCTGCATATTGAAAAACTATCCGACAATTGGAAACACCTCAGCAATTTTGAAATACTAACCATCCAGCTTAAAGAATTTGAAAAGTATTACGACCTTGCTGTATTCCATTATCAACCTTCACTGATAGTGATACATGGTATCGGAATAGGAAAGTTGAAAGATGAGATACACAATATTCTCCGTAATAAAAAAGAGGTAAGGTCTTTTATTAACCAATATCATCCTAACTATGGATATGGCGCTACGGAAATTTATTTTTCTTATTAA
- a CDS encoding T9SS type A sorting domain-containing protein, with protein MKLRFLIASLLLIVSNPKLIAQAVAPFGCTGSYYVTYGTAPDPTVATSIDKVIYNGSSIITSFQGKTGNVGFNGADINPIDGFMYGITYSNNAFVSLIKVDTNAKVTTIGNLPSFVTSDQNIYAGCFDANGDYYISNTAVAGASPDIYKVNIATGNAVLVGNTGMVPDNAGGQLFFVDISIDPSTGIMYGATNYCCGETGASSEALYTIDKTTGAATKIGQFTTVDGFKTTGYGLFFTAKGDLFLYGTDASFYLVNKTTAQITNLGTGSAYSFADGCGCAYRIDHTLAASIPAICLPSTSSTANINFTETFINNRGEVITNAAYHLDLEKRFSFTQSAADIKNTLTGSGIADASTVVTISSANGGTNNVIDISPITIPYAGQGTKTSFVLNTLFTNLSGAPVVNIASNISGLPTVLGGVAVSDNPLTLIPGDSTRIGICDNGPLPVTFVSTNVLLDASSNAVVQWNVAQQLNVAAYVIERSVDGKNFAAVATISATNDTKYSYTDNATPLNGKIYYRIRAVELSGNVSYTPVMALSHDQQQSGITIYPNPFVDKVDLSISSLKQQIATVRIFGADGRQYQSYSINIQKGISVAPLKDVSGLSKGVYAVFVNLTGTGEIYTTRIVKN; from the coding sequence ATGAAACTACGTTTTCTCATTGCATCGCTATTGCTGATAGTGAGCAACCCCAAACTGATTGCACAGGCGGTAGCCCCATTTGGATGTACAGGCAGTTACTATGTTACATACGGAACAGCACCTGACCCAACCGTAGCAACATCCATTGATAAAGTTATTTATAATGGAAGCAGCATCATCACTTCTTTCCAGGGAAAAACCGGCAATGTAGGTTTTAATGGAGCCGATATCAATCCTATTGATGGATTTATGTATGGCATTACCTACAGTAACAATGCTTTTGTGTCCTTAATAAAAGTTGATACCAATGCAAAAGTTACTACTATCGGCAATTTGCCTTCGTTTGTAACCAGCGATCAAAATATTTATGCCGGATGCTTTGATGCAAACGGCGACTATTATATAAGTAATACAGCAGTAGCAGGTGCTTCTCCTGATATTTATAAAGTAAATATTGCAACCGGTAATGCGGTGTTAGTGGGCAATACGGGAATGGTGCCGGATAATGCAGGAGGACAATTGTTTTTTGTTGATATCTCTATTGATCCTTCTACAGGTATCATGTATGGCGCTACTAATTATTGCTGCGGAGAAACAGGCGCATCGTCTGAAGCTTTATATACAATTGATAAAACGACCGGTGCTGCTACAAAGATCGGGCAGTTCACAACGGTTGACGGTTTTAAAACCACAGGTTATGGTTTATTCTTTACTGCCAAAGGAGACCTGTTCTTATACGGAACCGATGCCAGCTTTTATTTAGTAAATAAAACCACCGCACAGATCACTAATTTGGGAACCGGCTCTGCATATAGCTTTGCAGATGGTTGCGGTTGTGCTTACAGGATAGATCATACATTGGCAGCCTCTATACCTGCTATTTGTTTACCTAGTACAAGTTCTACGGCGAATATAAATTTTACAGAAACATTTATTAATAACAGGGGAGAAGTAATTACCAATGCAGCGTATCACCTGGACCTGGAAAAACGTTTCAGCTTTACGCAATCTGCCGCAGATATTAAAAATACATTAACAGGATCAGGTATTGCAGATGCATCCACTGTGGTAACTATTTCAAGTGCCAATGGCGGTACTAATAATGTAATTGATATTTCACCAATTACTATTCCTTACGCCGGGCAAGGAACCAAAACAAGCTTTGTGTTGAATACATTGTTTACCAATTTAAGTGGCGCGCCTGTAGTCAATATAGCCTCTAATATTTCGGGGTTACCGACAGTATTAGGCGGTGTGGCTGTTTCCGATAACCCGTTAACTTTAATACCGGGTGATTCCACAAGAATAGGCATTTGCGATAACGGACCTCTACCTGTTACCTTTGTTTCAACTAATGTTTTACTAGATGCTTCTTCAAATGCAGTGGTACAATGGAATGTGGCACAGCAGTTAAATGTTGCCGCTTATGTAATTGAACGTAGTGTTGATGGTAAGAATTTTGCGGCTGTTGCTACTATCAGTGCAACAAACGATACTAAATATTCATACACAGACAATGCAACACCTCTTAATGGTAAAATATATTATCGTATCAGGGCAGTAGAGCTTTCCGGCAATGTTTCTTACACACCGGTAATGGCATTAAGCCATGATCAGCAGCAAAGTGGCATAACTATTTATCCAAATCCTTTTGTAGATAAGGTAGACTTGAGCATTTCATCCTTAAAGCAACAAATAGCAACAGTACGTATTTTTGGTGCAGATGGAAGACAATATCAATCTTATTCTATCAATATTCAAAAAGGAATATCGGTTGCTCCATTGAAAGATGTATCCGGTTTATCTAAAGGTGTTTATGCCGTGTTTGTGAATCTTACAGGTACAGGAGAGATCTATACCACCCGCATAGTGAAAAATTAA
- a CDS encoding sensor histidine kinase, giving the protein MKRKILQYIALTAVIAFYMFSCTTSINNKPAYTTTLLALDTKATLKQEEKYRYELLATASSMTDRNYAIHSELYRVISNTYVYSFHFDSSIYYAKIACTLANKANDKNLKVSQLQNLFRLYFLGSRLYRKEIDSLYNIMSVVDTNNLSPRTQALLMYSTGMYYINSERKQMALFYLRSAIKQYSMGTCTNEDSANIGNCYMLMGYVYSTMNYLYGTNTKATETEVKEGLTLIKESRNWIKNNVCALGLYYSGMALYSYSSPNREDIKRCYKDSLENLASTSGYNFNLYLMFAYNNLANVNFFSPGKNPSRYWGYQKEGAKYGKDLSDPIAGYQVKWLEGSLYLREGKFTKALPILKSVLPVRSFLNLKEQQFLLQGIRKCYEGIRNFDSILVYNKQALDISDSLIYLNMRDIASDAEDKYQNRIKQDEINTQNILLKYNQQQRTWLFSGIVILLSLVGLLIFFYHNIRKTARQLDKQNEELNKLNQQLEEANHTKSKLFAIVSHDLRSPISQLYHVLKLQEAKGATLTLQKRLEYDRQIQLGAANLLESMEALLTWSKTQMQSFTTVRSLVDVTTVITQCINLMKPLIVEKNLQIDNQIASDQLITIETDANFLLAILRNVLHNAIKASPENEFISISCNVSANSIVNYIQIKNRGKLFTQKDYQNILTVTQTSQQLWQGLGLQVVDELSRKINATVFFETIDKDVTCCTIIFNE; this is encoded by the coding sequence TTGAAACGTAAGATTTTGCAATACATTGCTCTCACCGCTGTTATTGCTTTTTACATGTTTTCATGTACAACTTCTATAAATAATAAACCGGCATATACAACTACATTGTTAGCACTTGATACAAAGGCTACTCTTAAGCAGGAAGAAAAATATCGATATGAACTATTGGCAACTGCAAGTTCTATGACAGATAGAAACTATGCTATACACTCAGAATTATATAGAGTGATCTCCAATACGTACGTCTATTCATTTCATTTTGATTCAAGCATTTATTATGCAAAAATTGCATGTACGTTAGCCAATAAAGCCAATGACAAAAATTTGAAAGTATCACAATTACAAAATTTATTCAGATTGTATTTCTTAGGTAGTCGTTTGTACAGGAAAGAAATAGATAGCCTGTATAATATAATGAGTGTAGTTGATACCAATAACTTATCTCCACGAACACAGGCTTTGCTAATGTATTCAACGGGTATGTATTATATAAATTCAGAACGAAAGCAAATGGCTTTATTCTATTTACGCAGTGCCATAAAGCAATATAGTATGGGCACTTGTACTAATGAAGATTCCGCCAATATAGGTAACTGCTACATGCTGATGGGATATGTTTATTCAACTATGAATTATTTATATGGAACAAATACCAAAGCAACAGAAACCGAAGTAAAAGAAGGATTGACGTTGATTAAAGAGTCTCGCAACTGGATTAAGAATAATGTGTGTGCATTAGGGCTGTATTATTCAGGCATGGCATTGTATTCCTATTCATCTCCAAATAGAGAAGATATTAAAAGATGTTATAAAGATAGCCTGGAAAATCTTGCGAGTACAAGCGGTTACAATTTTAATTTGTATTTGATGTTTGCCTACAATAATTTGGCAAATGTTAACTTTTTTAGCCCTGGAAAAAACCCGTCACGTTATTGGGGGTATCAAAAAGAAGGAGCAAAATATGGCAAAGATCTTAGTGACCCCATTGCAGGGTATCAGGTAAAGTGGCTGGAAGGCTCTTTGTATTTGCGGGAAGGAAAGTTTACAAAAGCGTTACCTATATTGAAATCTGTATTGCCCGTAAGAAGTTTTTTAAACTTAAAAGAGCAACAGTTTTTATTACAGGGCATTAGAAAATGTTATGAAGGCATAAGGAATTTCGATTCGATCTTGGTTTACAATAAACAGGCGCTTGATATCTCGGATAGTCTGATTTATTTAAATATGCGTGATATCGCTTCTGATGCAGAAGATAAATACCAAAACAGGATAAAGCAGGACGAAATCAATACTCAGAATATTCTTCTTAAGTATAACCAACAACAAAGAACCTGGCTTTTTTCAGGAATTGTTATTTTGTTGAGCTTAGTTGGATTATTGATCTTCTTTTATCATAATATCCGGAAAACAGCTCGCCAGTTGGATAAGCAAAATGAAGAGTTGAATAAATTGAATCAACAATTAGAAGAAGCCAACCACACTAAATCTAAATTGTTTGCTATTGTTAGCCATGATCTGCGTTCGCCTATCTCACAATTATATCATGTACTAAAACTACAGGAAGCAAAAGGCGCCACATTAACCTTACAAAAACGATTGGAATACGATCGCCAAATTCAATTAGGTGCAGCTAATTTATTGGAAAGTATGGAAGCATTGCTGACCTGGAGTAAAACCCAAATGCAATCTTTTACTACAGTAAGGTCGTTGGTAGATGTAACTACTGTAATAACGCAATGTATAAACCTGATGAAGCCTTTGATCGTAGAAAAGAATTTGCAGATAGATAATCAAATTGCATCCGATCAATTGATCACTATAGAAACGGACGCAAATTTTTTACTGGCAATATTGAGAAACGTATTGCACAATGCCATTAAAGCTTCTCCGGAGAATGAGTTTATTTCAATTAGCTGTAATGTTTCTGCCAATAGTATTGTTAACTATATTCAAATTAAGAACAGGGGAAAGCTCTTTACTCAAAAGGACTATCAAAATATTTTGACAGTAACACAAACTTCTCAACAATTATGGCAAGGGTTAGGGTTGCAAGTAGTAGATGAGTTGAGTCGTAAAATAAATGCCACTGTTTTTTTTGAAACGATAGACAAAGACGTTACCTGTTGTACAATTATATTTAACGAGTAA
- a CDS encoding S1/P1 nuclease: protein MKKVVFIAIFLFASLYSKRSFAWGKTGHEIVPEIAFYYLDSSVKKNVLEYLANTSIEDAANWMDNKRSDGSFDYMKPWHYVDFEKGTSYNTCSDNNIVWELQHVLRELSYKNTLPEEEVRLDLLILFHLIGDLHQPLHCGYAQDRGGNDIKLTFLTMPSNLHKVWDEGIIDNQHISMQSCIAFMENDYKLGKIKELATADSLNVIDWLNDSRSLLDSVYDFKDNDLTMDYCLKNKAVIQKQLFIAGIRLAAILKKYFSNAPAILPKEIIKTPKGTISADDAISNIGSKKTVCGKVFGGKYFQKDNGGGVTLINVGAPYPNSPFTIVIFADDRKGFSYKPEEFLNGKTVCVTGTIKEFHGKAEIIVSREGDIEIQ, encoded by the coding sequence ATGAAAAAAGTAGTATTTATTGCGATCTTCCTCTTTGCCTCGTTATATTCCAAAAGATCTTTTGCATGGGGGAAAACCGGGCATGAGATCGTTCCGGAAATCGCATTTTATTACCTGGATAGCTCTGTTAAGAAGAATGTGCTTGAATACCTTGCCAATACTTCTATTGAGGATGCCGCCAACTGGATGGACAATAAACGGTCTGATGGAAGTTTTGATTATATGAAACCCTGGCATTACGTAGATTTTGAAAAAGGGACTTCCTATAATACCTGTAGCGATAACAATATTGTATGGGAATTACAGCATGTTCTTAGAGAATTATCGTACAAGAATACATTACCGGAAGAGGAAGTGCGGCTTGATCTTTTAATTCTTTTCCATTTAATAGGAGACCTTCACCAGCCTTTGCATTGCGGATACGCACAAGACCGGGGCGGCAATGATATTAAACTTACTTTCTTAACCATGCCTTCTAATCTTCACAAGGTTTGGGATGAGGGAATTATAGACAACCAGCACATCAGCATGCAAAGCTGCATTGCCTTCATGGAAAACGATTACAAGTTGGGCAAAATAAAAGAACTGGCAACTGCAGACTCTTTGAATGTTATTGACTGGCTGAATGACTCTCGTAGCTTGTTAGACAGTGTATACGATTTTAAAGACAATGATCTTACAATGGATTACTGCTTAAAGAACAAGGCAGTTATTCAAAAACAACTCTTCATTGCAGGAATACGACTGGCGGCAATATTGAAAAAATACTTTTCAAATGCACCGGCTATTCTTCCTAAAGAAATAATCAAAACACCTAAAGGCACTATAAGTGCAGATGATGCCATAAGTAATATCGGCAGCAAAAAAACAGTTTGTGGCAAAGTGTTTGGGGGCAAATATTTTCAAAAAGACAATGGCGGCGGTGTTACCCTGATCAATGTAGGAGCTCCCTATCCAAACAGCCCATTCACTATTGTGATTTTTGCAGATGACAGAAAAGGATTCAGTTATAAACCCGAAGAATTCTTAAACGGCAAAACTGTATGTGTGACTGGTACCATTAAAGAGTTTCATGGAAAGGCTGAAATAATCGTTTCGAGAGAAGGCGATATTGAAATACAATAA